A stretch of Myxococcus hansupus DNA encodes these proteins:
- a CDS encoding pyridoxal-phosphate dependent enzyme codes for MRVVFPLSRPWPGGPVVLWGGALPAGSLKYLTFSHHLQSAPAETKGLVELSGASSALALDALGRERGLPVVALTDSTGTAYLRANGFGGEVRTVHGFTQAWELALDYERQGWFWPRQLANGALVESVESWTTRLLEVVRDVYPAVRCVVCGFGTGATVVGLHRPFAAAGYEVVGLQPAPGRTMPGWRRWAEQSLGSKDLFYPYREEVPLETAEVKAADALAALLSWARSERRPEEVLVISHNARPPFDG; via the coding sequence ATGCGTGTCGTGTTTCCCTTGTCACGGCCCTGGCCAGGGGGACCGGTGGTGCTCTGGGGTGGAGCGCTTCCGGCCGGCAGTCTGAAGTACCTGACCTTCTCCCATCACCTCCAATCCGCGCCCGCGGAGACCAAGGGCCTGGTGGAGCTGTCTGGCGCGTCGTCGGCGCTGGCGCTGGACGCGCTGGGCCGCGAGCGGGGGCTCCCGGTGGTGGCCCTGACGGACTCCACGGGCACGGCGTACCTGCGGGCGAATGGCTTTGGCGGGGAGGTGCGCACCGTGCACGGCTTCACCCAGGCCTGGGAGCTGGCGCTGGACTACGAGCGCCAGGGCTGGTTCTGGCCCCGGCAGCTCGCCAACGGCGCGCTGGTGGAGAGCGTGGAGTCCTGGACCACGCGCTTGCTCGAGGTGGTGCGCGACGTGTATCCCGCCGTGCGGTGCGTGGTGTGTGGCTTTGGCACCGGCGCCACCGTGGTGGGGTTGCACCGGCCCTTCGCCGCCGCGGGCTATGAGGTGGTGGGCCTGCAACCCGCGCCCGGAAGAACGATGCCCGGCTGGCGCCGCTGGGCCGAGCAGAGCCTGGGCTCCAAGGACCTCTTCTATCCGTACCGGGAAGAGGTGCCGCTGGAGACGGCGGAGGTGAAGGCGGCGGATGCCCTGGCCGCGCTGCTCTCCTGGGCTCGCTCGGAGCGGCGGCCCGAGGAGGTGCTCGTCATCTCCCACAACGCGCGGCCCCCTTTCGACGGGTAG
- a CDS encoding sensor histidine kinase produces the protein MLRRLLPTLVALGCGLLALGWGLVSLQRIFSRERDEAHAQLRSRRDALAHAGAEALRQELARKLDADIPAIHAAMGDPLEPGEGFYFNFRGAQFLPRLTIPRPGGATSARDTHARLGARLKDGAAAGDWEPRLSRLRAVEAALAAGDAAGVAPGVEELLRYHAAHALPPEEELPFLLLVVERLQRGDGTPPLVRALLREGLPEDFGGFARASGLQRDLLRERSRFTQADFHFLHARVVQVSAALGEPTADLLARASEAGAGMLVIPEDLVEPTLLGQFWYVAPRGEAVYGIAVDLEAMLQPITRDMQARGLFDATGRLRLNAAGAFQPLRTLTLAVDMPAWARQEADIDARHGLKTLLVAVCGALAVAIVALAVVSQQRKYRFLELKSDFVATVSHELRTPLASIRLLGETLERKLAQAPEVRDYPARIVQAADGLHFLVENILSFNRIDKGRWTLRTSRVRLEELVPLLRDELETATSVPVHLTADLEGAELEADPGLLRLLFSNLGRNACAYNRSNPVEIDISAQVIPGYGCTVLFRDNGIGIPESEWEHAFQDFYRVTSAGPEVHGSGLGLALCRRIMKLHRGDIQVAASGPDGTTFALIFNEPPR, from the coding sequence ATGCTGCGCCGGCTCCTTCCTACGCTCGTCGCCCTGGGTTGTGGCCTCCTGGCCCTTGGCTGGGGGCTGGTCAGCCTCCAGCGCATCTTCAGCCGTGAGCGGGATGAAGCCCACGCGCAGTTGCGCTCGCGGCGAGACGCCCTGGCCCACGCGGGCGCCGAGGCCCTGCGGCAGGAGCTGGCGCGCAAGCTCGACGCGGACATCCCCGCCATCCACGCCGCCATGGGGGACCCGCTCGAGCCTGGCGAAGGCTTCTATTTCAACTTCCGCGGCGCCCAGTTCCTCCCCCGCCTCACCATCCCCAGGCCCGGCGGCGCGACGTCCGCGCGTGACACGCACGCGCGGCTCGGCGCCCGGCTGAAGGACGGAGCGGCCGCGGGGGACTGGGAGCCGCGTCTCTCACGGCTGCGCGCCGTGGAAGCCGCGCTCGCCGCGGGGGACGCGGCGGGTGTCGCCCCCGGGGTGGAGGAGCTGCTGCGCTACCACGCCGCCCACGCGCTTCCCCCCGAGGAGGAGCTGCCCTTCCTGCTGCTGGTGGTGGAGCGGCTCCAGCGCGGAGACGGCACTCCGCCGCTGGTGCGCGCCCTGCTGCGCGAAGGCCTGCCGGAAGACTTCGGCGGCTTCGCCCGCGCGTCGGGGCTCCAGCGTGACTTGCTGCGGGAGCGCTCGCGCTTCACCCAGGCGGACTTCCACTTCCTCCACGCGCGCGTCGTCCAGGTGAGCGCCGCGCTGGGCGAGCCCACGGCCGACCTCCTCGCCCGCGCGAGCGAGGCGGGCGCGGGCATGCTGGTGATTCCCGAGGACCTGGTGGAGCCCACCCTCCTGGGACAGTTCTGGTACGTGGCGCCCCGAGGCGAGGCCGTCTACGGCATCGCCGTGGACCTGGAGGCGATGCTCCAACCCATCACCCGCGACATGCAGGCCCGCGGACTCTTCGACGCCACGGGCCGGCTGCGGTTGAACGCGGCCGGCGCCTTCCAGCCGTTGCGAACGCTGACGCTGGCGGTGGACATGCCCGCATGGGCCCGGCAGGAGGCGGACATCGACGCGCGCCACGGGCTCAAGACGCTGCTGGTGGCCGTGTGCGGCGCGCTCGCGGTGGCCATCGTCGCGTTGGCGGTGGTGTCGCAGCAGCGCAAGTACCGCTTCCTGGAGCTCAAGAGCGACTTCGTGGCCACCGTCTCCCATGAGCTGCGCACGCCCCTGGCCTCCATCCGGCTGCTGGGCGAGACGCTGGAGCGCAAGCTCGCGCAGGCCCCGGAGGTGAGGGACTACCCGGCCCGCATCGTCCAGGCCGCGGATGGGCTGCACTTCCTGGTGGAGAACATCCTGTCCTTCAACCGCATCGACAAAGGCCGCTGGACGCTGCGGACCTCGCGCGTGCGCCTGGAGGAGCTGGTGCCCCTGCTGCGCGACGAGCTGGAGACGGCCACCTCCGTCCCCGTCCACCTCACGGCAGACCTGGAAGGCGCGGAGCTGGAGGCGGACCCGGGCCTGTTGCGGCTGCTCTTCTCCAACCTGGGCCGCAACGCCTGCGCCTACAACCGGAGCAACCCCGTCGAAATCGACATCAGCGCCCAGGTGATACCGGGTTACGGCTGCACGGTGCTCTTCCGGGACAACGGCATTGGCATCCCGGAGTCCGAATGGGAGCACGCCTTCCAGGACTTCTACCGGGTGACGTCGGCCGGACCGGAGGTCCATGGCAGCGGGCTGGGCCTGGCGCTGTGCCGGAGAATCATGAAGCTGCACCGGGGCGACATCCAGGTCGCCGCCTCGGGACCGGACGGCACCACGTTCGCGCTGATATTCAACGAGCCGCCTCGATGA
- a CDS encoding response regulator transcription factor: MTTATPSATARPSILIVEDDAHLRVGLRDNLMDEGYLVSEAPNTRDAETLLKERDFDLLILDVMLPGEDGYSFCRRLRTQGNKSMVLMLTARSLEDDILKGFEVGAQDYLTKPYRLRELLARVRALVRRSGSAPPDQLAFSGFTLDLGKRQVFRPDATAVELTRTEFDLLAFLLRHKDRALPRGEILDAVWGRDVVVDPRTVDNFVSSLKKKLGWTNASGFSIHTIRGVGYRMEVSSS, encoded by the coding sequence ATGACCACCGCCACGCCCTCCGCCACCGCCCGTCCTTCCATCCTCATCGTCGAGGACGACGCCCACCTGCGCGTCGGCCTCCGGGACAACCTGATGGACGAGGGCTACCTCGTCTCCGAGGCGCCCAACACCCGCGACGCGGAGACGCTGCTGAAGGAGCGCGACTTCGACCTGCTCATCCTGGACGTCATGCTGCCCGGCGAGGACGGCTACAGCTTCTGCCGCCGGCTGCGGACGCAGGGCAACAAGAGCATGGTGTTGATGCTCACCGCGCGCTCGCTGGAGGACGACATCCTCAAGGGCTTCGAGGTGGGCGCGCAGGACTACCTCACCAAGCCCTACCGGCTGCGGGAGCTGCTGGCCCGGGTGCGAGCCCTGGTGCGGCGCTCCGGCTCCGCGCCTCCGGACCAGCTTGCCTTCAGCGGCTTCACGTTGGATTTGGGCAAGCGTCAGGTGTTCCGTCCGGACGCCACCGCCGTGGAGCTGACGCGCACGGAGTTCGACCTGCTGGCCTTCCTGCTGCGCCACAAGGACCGGGCGCTGCCGCGAGGCGAAATCCTGGACGCCGTGTGGGGCCGTGACGTGGTGGTGGACCCGCGCACGGTGGACAACTTCGTCTCCAGCCTGAAGAAGAAGCTGGGATGGACGAACGCCTCCGGCTTCTCCATCCACACCATCCGGGGCGTTGGCTATCGCATGGAGGTCTCATCGTCATGA
- a CDS encoding energy transducer TonB, with translation MFKSVIEKQRAGRLGTGVWVSAALHAALFGAVLFISARAPGPVEPKEPPELVLRVQQAPRVAKGSPAPAQPRQANAPRPRPRNRDRVPSRVPPPVVDAPPPPVEPVTSPDNTSDTDELATPGTGTPGGHPDGYADSNVIGVPFVPGLLPGDGDGGGTGTDILPFGSGMTPPRLLGSPGIEYTHQALAARVEGTMIAKCVITVRGDVTDCRVIKGLAHMNESVLEALHNRRYSPVEFQGRPVSVSYTFTLKLKLPR, from the coding sequence ATGTTCAAGTCGGTCATCGAGAAGCAGCGGGCTGGACGTCTTGGCACGGGTGTGTGGGTGTCCGCCGCCCTGCATGCGGCGCTCTTCGGCGCCGTGCTCTTCATCTCCGCGAGGGCGCCGGGCCCCGTCGAGCCGAAGGAGCCGCCGGAGCTGGTCCTCCGGGTGCAGCAGGCGCCGCGGGTGGCGAAGGGCTCTCCGGCCCCCGCGCAGCCGAGGCAGGCCAACGCGCCGCGCCCCCGTCCTCGCAACCGGGACCGCGTGCCCTCGCGCGTGCCGCCGCCGGTCGTGGACGCGCCGCCGCCGCCGGTCGAGCCGGTGACCAGCCCCGACAACACCAGCGACACGGATGAGCTGGCGACCCCGGGGACGGGGACTCCGGGCGGACACCCGGATGGCTACGCGGACAGCAACGTGATTGGCGTGCCGTTCGTGCCCGGCCTCCTCCCGGGAGATGGCGACGGCGGAGGCACGGGAACCGACATCCTCCCCTTCGGCTCCGGCATGACGCCGCCCCGGCTGCTCGGGAGCCCGGGCATCGAATACACGCACCAGGCGCTCGCCGCCCGCGTGGAGGGCACGATGATCGCCAAGTGCGTCATCACGGTGCGCGGCGACGTGACGGACTGCCGCGTCATCAAGGGCCTGGCGCACATGAACGAGTCCGTGCTCGAGGCGCTGCACAACCGCCGGTACAGCCCCGTGGAGTTCCAGGGCCGTCCGGTGAGCGTGTCCTACACCTTCACGCTGAAACTCAAGCTGCCCCGCTAG
- a CDS encoding tetratricopeptide repeat protein, with the protein MRQSLLLFGCAFILGCASTPKPAPEADRSASATVKERDTPQYLSPSEVVAQLEASQVLYKVDGKDSPPGGWGDQLWPQRVSAVEAPWVVEESGQRVIREWPVDASVKALLDEAEPHFQARRYDEAAKLYARATDACPDCYVAWVFRGDAAYFSDDAATALEHYRRATTLNPNDHRAWFFQGNALAKLEQYQEALDAWAWCLVLNPRYPVIRQFFRTNAHLGLVVRGDVIVPRGFAVREGEGVSIQFDPNHDPGWFAFANCKALWLGEPSHREKMTGSTEEQFTSVEEMECLASALAVHETQKAEGKLDALDPTLERLLDITQEGLLLEAVLFEVGARVHPQVVLTLDDELRQRLKRYVLTHVLVPAGRREG; encoded by the coding sequence GTGCGCCAATCCCTCCTCTTGTTCGGTTGTGCCTTCATCCTCGGCTGCGCGTCCACGCCCAAGCCGGCCCCCGAGGCCGACCGGTCCGCCTCCGCGACCGTGAAGGAGCGCGACACGCCTCAGTACCTCTCGCCCTCCGAAGTCGTCGCGCAACTGGAAGCGTCCCAGGTGCTCTACAAGGTCGACGGGAAGGACTCGCCGCCCGGTGGGTGGGGGGACCAGTTGTGGCCGCAGCGCGTGAGCGCGGTGGAGGCCCCCTGGGTGGTGGAGGAGTCGGGCCAGCGCGTCATCCGGGAGTGGCCCGTCGATGCGTCGGTGAAGGCCCTGCTCGACGAGGCCGAGCCCCACTTCCAGGCCCGGCGTTACGACGAGGCGGCGAAGCTGTATGCCCGCGCCACCGACGCGTGCCCGGACTGCTACGTGGCCTGGGTCTTCCGGGGTGACGCGGCGTACTTTTCGGACGACGCGGCCACGGCGCTGGAGCACTACCGCCGGGCCACCACGCTCAACCCGAATGACCACCGCGCCTGGTTCTTCCAGGGCAACGCCCTGGCGAAGCTGGAGCAATACCAGGAGGCGCTGGATGCGTGGGCGTGGTGCCTGGTGCTCAACCCGCGCTACCCCGTCATCCGCCAGTTCTTCCGGACCAACGCGCACCTGGGGCTCGTCGTCCGTGGGGACGTCATCGTGCCGCGCGGTTTCGCCGTGCGAGAGGGCGAGGGCGTCTCCATCCAGTTCGACCCCAACCACGACCCGGGTTGGTTCGCCTTCGCCAACTGCAAGGCGCTGTGGCTGGGCGAGCCGTCGCACCGCGAGAAGATGACGGGCTCCACCGAGGAGCAGTTCACCTCCGTGGAGGAGATGGAGTGTCTGGCCTCGGCGCTCGCCGTCCACGAAACCCAGAAAGCGGAAGGCAAGCTGGACGCCCTGGACCCCACGTTGGAGCGCCTGCTCGACATCACCCAGGAAGGGCTGCTGCTGGAGGCGGTGCTGTTCGAGGTGGGCGCGCGCGTCCACCCCCAGGTCGTCCTCACCCTGGACGACGAGCTCCGCCAGCGGCTCAAGCGTTACGTGCTCACGCACGTCCTGGTGCCGGCGGGTCGTCGCGAGGGCTGA
- a CDS encoding phytoene desaturase family protein — protein sequence MMASTWYDAVVVGAGFGGLATALELSRQGARVALCESLNYPGGCASTFQRGGYAFEAGATLFSGFEPHQLFGRWIRELSLPVTVDWLDPVVELRTPTSRLAVHRDRARFIDSLCALPGAPAPAVRRLFALQSQVAGALWPLFDDPTLLPPLNVKALLRHAGRALHYPPLLRWLGRPLGAVLEHLGLTGFAPLRTYLDALCQITVQCSAAEAEAPFALAAMDYYWRGTGHVRGGIGQLAKALTGAVEAHGGTVLLANRVKAVTAIPGGWRVEARRGELQARHVVTNVLPRGLSRLLGASLESMPRMDTLSRSVESGWGAAMRYLVVRTPGDADGSAHHLELVDDVSAPFIEGNHLFMSISGEADAGRAPPGHRTVTVSTHVPLTTLASLPEAEQRAYVERVQARMDQGLRKLAPEWLEGLVQALPASPRTYQRFTQRDGGAVGGVPRRAGLANYRHLGPLQVREGLWLVGDSVFPGQSTLATAVGGVRTAASISARR from the coding sequence ATGATGGCAAGCACCTGGTACGACGCGGTGGTGGTGGGCGCGGGGTTTGGCGGACTGGCCACCGCGTTGGAATTGTCACGCCAGGGCGCGCGCGTGGCGCTGTGCGAGTCCCTGAACTACCCCGGCGGCTGCGCCAGCACCTTCCAGCGAGGCGGCTACGCGTTCGAGGCGGGCGCCACCCTGTTCTCCGGCTTCGAGCCCCACCAGCTCTTCGGCCGGTGGATTCGCGAACTCTCCCTGCCGGTGACGGTGGACTGGTTGGACCCCGTGGTGGAGCTGCGCACGCCCACGTCACGGCTCGCGGTGCATCGCGACCGCGCGCGCTTCATCGACTCGCTGTGCGCGCTTCCCGGAGCCCCCGCTCCCGCGGTGCGACGGCTCTTCGCGCTCCAGTCCCAGGTGGCGGGAGCCTTGTGGCCCCTCTTCGATGACCCAACGCTCCTGCCGCCGTTGAACGTGAAGGCCCTGCTGCGCCACGCGGGACGCGCGCTCCATTATCCCCCGCTGCTGCGGTGGCTGGGACGGCCCTTGGGCGCGGTGCTGGAGCACCTGGGGCTCACCGGCTTCGCGCCCCTGCGCACGTACCTGGACGCGCTCTGCCAGATCACCGTTCAGTGCAGCGCCGCCGAGGCGGAAGCCCCGTTCGCGCTGGCCGCCATGGACTACTACTGGCGAGGCACCGGGCACGTCCGAGGTGGCATCGGGCAACTCGCCAAGGCCCTCACGGGCGCCGTGGAAGCACACGGAGGCACGGTGCTGCTGGCCAACCGGGTCAAGGCGGTGACGGCGATTCCGGGCGGCTGGCGGGTGGAGGCGCGGCGCGGCGAGCTGCAGGCGCGCCATGTCGTCACGAACGTGCTGCCCCGCGGATTGAGCCGGCTCCTGGGGGCTTCGCTGGAGTCGATGCCTCGGATGGACACGCTGTCCCGAAGCGTCGAGTCGGGATGGGGCGCGGCGATGCGCTACCTGGTGGTGCGCACGCCCGGCGACGCGGATGGCAGCGCGCATCACCTGGAGCTGGTGGATGACGTCAGCGCGCCCTTCATCGAAGGCAACCACCTGTTCATGTCCATCAGCGGCGAGGCCGACGCCGGACGCGCGCCGCCCGGGCACCGCACGGTGACGGTGTCCACGCACGTGCCACTCACGACCCTGGCCTCGCTGCCGGAGGCCGAGCAACGCGCCTACGTGGAGCGCGTCCAGGCTCGGATGGACCAGGGGCTGCGGAAGCTCGCGCCCGAGTGGCTCGAGGGGCTCGTGCAGGCGCTGCCGGCCTCTCCGCGCACCTATCAACGCTTCACGCAGCGAGACGGAGGCGCGGTGGGCGGTGTCCCCCGCCGCGCGGGCCTGGCGAACTACCGGCACCTGGGCCCCCTGCAGGTCCGCGAAGGACTGTGGCTGGTGGGCGACTCGGTGTTTCCCGGGCAGAGCACCCTGGCCACGGCCGTGGGCGGCGTGCGCACGGCCGCGAGCATCTCCGCACGGCGCTGA
- a CDS encoding dienelactone hydrolase family protein → MSRAVRRTLAAVGVALLVAALVVLPGYLRGLSLVVRAAGMQGTMETALANWRVGVYDVSDLRVPTRHGPVRARLYRPLSPRGHPVVLTSGVHADGIDEPRLVKLAEDLAQGGQVVLTPEPADLLRYEITPRLPDIIEDAAAWTAAQPELAPEGKVALYGISFSGGLSVVAAGRPALKDRVAATLSFGGHGDLPRVLTFLCSGELPDGSHLAPHDYGVVIILLNVAEKLVPPEQVEPLRAGIRTFLRASHQAMVDRRLAEQTFAKARELQATLPEPAATLLGYVNARDVAELGPRLLPFVKTFAADPALSPERSPPPSAPVFLLHGEGDTVIPAMESQRLAEVLRPHTQVHALATPLITHAEMDGPQAWRDVWRLVRFWAELLDA, encoded by the coding sequence ATGAGCCGTGCGGTCCGGCGGACGCTGGCCGCCGTCGGTGTCGCGCTCCTGGTGGCGGCCCTGGTGGTGCTGCCGGGCTACCTGCGAGGGCTCTCGCTGGTGGTCCGCGCCGCGGGCATGCAGGGCACGATGGAGACGGCGCTCGCGAACTGGCGCGTCGGCGTCTACGACGTGAGCGACTTGCGCGTGCCCACGCGGCACGGGCCGGTGCGCGCGCGGTTGTACCGGCCGCTGAGCCCAAGGGGGCACCCCGTGGTGCTCACCTCGGGGGTCCATGCGGATGGCATCGACGAGCCCCGGCTGGTGAAGCTGGCCGAGGACCTCGCGCAAGGCGGACAGGTGGTGCTCACGCCGGAGCCCGCGGACCTGTTGCGCTACGAAATCACCCCGCGCTTGCCGGACATCATCGAGGACGCCGCCGCGTGGACCGCCGCGCAGCCAGAGCTAGCGCCGGAGGGCAAGGTGGCGCTGTATGGCATCAGCTTCTCAGGAGGCCTGTCGGTGGTGGCCGCCGGACGGCCCGCCTTGAAGGACCGCGTGGCGGCCACGCTCTCCTTCGGCGGGCATGGGGACCTTCCCCGCGTGCTGACGTTCCTGTGCTCGGGCGAGCTGCCGGATGGGAGCCACCTGGCGCCCCATGACTACGGCGTGGTCATCATCCTGCTCAACGTGGCGGAGAAGCTGGTGCCTCCCGAGCAGGTGGAGCCCCTGCGCGCGGGCATCCGGACCTTCCTGCGTGCGTCCCACCAGGCGATGGTCGACAGGCGTCTGGCGGAGCAGACCTTCGCCAAGGCGCGCGAGCTGCAAGCCACGCTTCCGGAGCCCGCGGCCACGTTGCTGGGGTACGTGAATGCGCGCGACGTGGCGGAGCTCGGGCCGCGTCTGCTGCCCTTCGTGAAGACGTTCGCCGCGGACCCGGCGTTGTCGCCCGAGCGCTCGCCGCCTCCCTCCGCTCCCGTCTTCCTGCTGCACGGCGAGGGCGACACGGTGATTCCCGCCATGGAGTCCCAGCGGCTGGCGGAGGTGCTGCGGCCCCACACCCAGGTCCACGCGCTGGCCACGCCACTCATCACCCACGCGGAGATGGACGGGCCGCAGGCGTGGCGGGATGTGTGGCGGCTCGTGCGTTTCTGGGCGGAGCTGCTCGACGCCTGA
- a CDS encoding hybrid sensor histidine kinase/response regulator, translating into MFATLVALPPEVSEEVEQGILESDVGRNCQILHVSLAGSLPEAIAEGLIVLWDDGGALSDVLARCQRVHACRVVARTHLVLLTGRAPEQTEVLADAGADECLPAPGTHWGARLVALRRRLVPKSAGDEASAPAVPELTDRERLESQWVLADRMASIGTLAAGVAHEINNPLSYVSSNLSYMRELLSQQELPSEQLMELREVVAEAQEGAGRISGIVRDLRTFSRADEELHGPVDMAHVVDGALRLLRNQIALRARLTCTLEPVLPVHGNESRLSQIVVNLLLNALQALPDRTPEENRVRVSLRASSSRHVELEVSDNGHGMAPDVQRRIFDPFFSTRPVGEGTGLGLSICLTLVQAMGGRIEVSSAPGWGSTFRIVLPAQTAGWTEAPLVPVVPEPVSPMMRRRLLLIDDEPSVGNSVSRLVRDVYEIHVVQDAREALRLLSMGERFDAILCDVMMPGMSGLDFVVELERLAPELALRTGLMTGGAFTAQAREFVGRRTRGLLEKPFERERLCTFVEHLFQ; encoded by the coding sequence GTGTTTGCAACGCTGGTGGCATTGCCTCCCGAGGTGTCGGAGGAGGTCGAGCAGGGGATTCTCGAATCCGACGTGGGGCGGAACTGCCAGATTCTGCATGTGTCCCTGGCGGGCTCCTTGCCCGAAGCCATCGCGGAAGGACTCATCGTCCTCTGGGATGATGGCGGTGCCTTGTCGGACGTGCTCGCCCGGTGTCAGCGCGTCCACGCCTGCCGGGTGGTGGCGCGCACGCACCTGGTGCTGCTCACGGGCCGCGCACCGGAGCAGACGGAAGTGCTCGCGGACGCGGGCGCGGACGAGTGCTTGCCCGCGCCGGGGACGCACTGGGGCGCCCGACTGGTGGCGCTCCGCAGGCGCCTGGTGCCCAAGTCCGCGGGGGATGAAGCCTCCGCGCCCGCCGTCCCGGAGCTGACGGACCGCGAGCGGCTGGAGTCGCAGTGGGTGCTGGCGGATCGGATGGCGTCCATTGGCACGCTCGCCGCGGGCGTGGCGCACGAAATCAACAACCCGCTGTCGTACGTCAGCTCCAATCTCTCGTACATGCGCGAGCTGCTCTCGCAGCAGGAGCTGCCCTCCGAGCAGTTGATGGAGCTGCGCGAGGTGGTGGCCGAGGCCCAGGAAGGCGCCGGCCGCATCAGCGGGATTGTCCGCGACCTGCGCACCTTCTCCCGTGCGGACGAGGAGCTGCATGGCCCGGTGGACATGGCGCACGTGGTGGATGGCGCGCTGCGGCTGCTTCGCAACCAGATTGCGCTGCGCGCGCGGCTGACGTGCACGCTGGAGCCGGTGCTGCCCGTTCATGGCAACGAGTCGCGCCTGAGCCAGATTGTCGTGAACCTGCTCCTGAACGCGCTGCAGGCGTTGCCGGACCGGACGCCGGAGGAGAACCGGGTGCGCGTGTCGCTGCGCGCCAGCAGCTCCCGTCACGTGGAGCTGGAGGTTTCGGACAACGGGCACGGCATGGCGCCAGACGTGCAGCGCCGCATCTTCGATCCGTTCTTCTCCACGCGCCCCGTGGGCGAGGGCACGGGGCTGGGGTTGTCCATCTGCCTCACGCTGGTGCAGGCCATGGGCGGACGCATCGAGGTCTCCAGCGCGCCAGGGTGGGGCAGCACCTTCCGCATCGTGCTGCCCGCGCAGACCGCGGGCTGGACGGAGGCCCCCCTCGTTCCCGTGGTTCCAGAGCCCGTGTCGCCCATGATGCGCCGCCGGCTGCTGCTCATCGACGATGAGCCCTCCGTGGGCAACTCCGTCAGCCGCCTGGTGCGCGACGTCTACGAGATTCACGTCGTCCAGGATGCGCGCGAGGCCCTCCGGCTCTTGTCCATGGGCGAGCGCTTCGACGCCATCCTGTGCGACGTGATGATGCCGGGCATGAGCGGGCTGGACTTCGTGGTGGAGCTGGAGCGCCTGGCGCCCGAGCTGGCGCTGCGCACCGGGTTGATGACCGGCGGCGCCTTCACCGCGCAGGCCCGTGAGTTCGTGGGTCGCCGCACGCGCGGGCTGCTGGAGAAGCCCTTCGAGCGCGAGCGCCTCTGCACCTTCGTGGAGCACCTGTTCCAATGA
- a CDS encoding TIGR02757 family protein, whose amino-acid sequence MPLKSKPRGPAVTGLSPQAVEHLRPRLEAVLSSTDARARIAADPVEFPHRYTDPRDIEVSALLAAGLAYGRADLFRPKVDALLQRMGTSPAAFVRALDVPGARKLLTGFVYRFNVGTDVAVLLLGMGRVLREHGSLEALFLEGLQTRGTLHGALDHFTTGLRAVPMEPLRAALGPERGLHHLLPSPLGAGAAKRLNLFLRWMVRGPDAVDFGIWKRIPPSSLLIPLDTHIGRISRHLGLTHRSDLTWRTAEEVTAALRALDAADPVRFDFALCHYGMSGACPAQPVSENCGRCPLLQVCAVGPEVVAVATRRVGKTTARKGNGLSVARRR is encoded by the coding sequence GTGCCACTGAAGTCCAAGCCGCGCGGGCCCGCTGTCACGGGGCTCTCACCCCAAGCGGTCGAGCACCTGCGCCCGCGGCTGGAGGCCGTCCTGTCGTCGACGGACGCCCGCGCCCGTATCGCCGCTGACCCGGTGGAGTTCCCGCACCGCTACACCGACCCGCGCGACATCGAGGTCAGCGCCCTGCTGGCCGCTGGGCTGGCGTACGGCCGCGCGGACCTGTTCCGGCCGAAGGTGGACGCCTTGCTCCAGCGCATGGGGACGTCGCCCGCGGCCTTCGTTCGCGCGCTCGACGTGCCAGGGGCTCGGAAGCTGCTCACCGGGTTCGTGTACCGCTTCAACGTGGGCACGGACGTGGCGGTGCTCCTGCTGGGCATGGGCCGCGTGCTGCGCGAGCACGGCAGCCTGGAGGCCTTGTTCCTGGAGGGGCTCCAGACGCGCGGGACGCTTCACGGTGCGCTGGACCACTTCACCACGGGCCTGCGCGCCGTGCCCATGGAGCCTCTGCGCGCGGCCCTGGGACCCGAACGGGGCTTGCACCACCTGCTGCCATCGCCCTTGGGGGCAGGGGCCGCCAAGCGCCTCAACCTCTTCCTTCGTTGGATGGTGCGAGGTCCGGACGCCGTGGATTTCGGCATCTGGAAGCGCATTCCGCCTTCCTCGCTCCTGATTCCGCTGGATACACACATTGGCCGCATCTCGCGGCACCTGGGATTGACACACCGCAGTGACCTGACGTGGCGGACGGCGGAAGAGGTGACGGCCGCCCTGCGCGCGCTGGATGCGGCCGACCCCGTTCGCTTCGACTTCGCATTGTGTCACTACGGCATGAGTGGGGCGTGTCCCGCCCAACCCGTGTCAGAAAACTGTGGGCGCTGCCCGTTGCTGCAGGTGTGCGCGGTGGGGCCAGAGGTGGTGGCGGTGGCGACCCGCCGGGTCGGCAAAACCACCGCTCGAAAGGGCAATGGACTGTCCGTGGCGCGACGCCGTTGA